The Treponema succinifaciens DSM 2489 region CCATTATAAACAAAATTTTCTTTTTCATATTTTCCTCTATTTAATTAAGTTCTTCCATTCCGTTCAGAAGATTCTTTAAAGCGCAAAGCTCATCTTTTGTGAATGTTACGCCTTTTCCCATTTTTTGATGCTCGGAATCCCAGGAACGTATGTCGTACTTTGCAGGACGATCTCCCCAAGATACAAAATTCAACTCAAGGTTCCAGCCAGACTTTGATGTGGAAAGAACACCGATATTTTTCTTTATATCCGGCGGAGTAAAACCTTCAGACATTGCCATAAAATCCTCCGACAAAATATGCGCCTCACTTTTATAGAAACAACCGCTCACAAAACAAAAAGTTACAGGCGTTTTTTAGCTTTTATATTAATGCCGTTTGTCTTTTTTGTCATCAATAAAATTCCATTCTAAAACAAAACGTATTACACCTTTTACGCAATCTGTTTATTGCCGAAATGCAATTAGTATTATATATTGATAGTAAGCAAAATCGCTTTTATGAAAACTGAAATTCAAAAGGCAGACAAAGCTTTTCTTTTTTTTACTTTATGGAGGAAAAATGATTAAAAGTAAACTTGTATTGGCAGCATTCGCAGCCATGTCGCTTGCACTGATCTCGTGCGGCTCATCGCCAAAAGAAGAGCCAGAGATTCAAGAAGAGAATGTTTCTGAAAACACAGCAGAAGAATCTCAAGACCAACAGCAAATTTCCGAAGACACCGAAGAGTCAAATGAAGCAACACTCAGCAAAATTGAGTCTTCAAGGCAGGACGCAATAAATGCCGGCGCGCAGAACGCAGCTCCAGACGCATTTAACGCCGCAGAAGAAGAATACAATTCTGTAAAAGCAGCAATGGAGCAAGGCGAAGATGTTTCTGCAAGGCTAAAAGATCTCCTTGCACGCTATCAGGCTTTAAAGGCTTATGCAGACGCAGTTGCAAAGAAAGCAAAAATTGATGAAAACGGATTTGCTTCTTATGCGCAGAATGTATACAACGACGGCTCTTCCATTATCAGTGAGCTTGCATCTTCAAAAGACTACGGAAGCGATTGGAATAAAAAAGCAGTTTCCGCAGATGCAAAAATGACTTTTGTTCTTAAGGCAGCTTATAAATCGCTTGCACAGGCTGAACGCACAGAAGCATTTAAAGCAAAGAGAAATGCGGACAGCATAAAGTGCTCTGTTTCAAGAAAAGCTGACTACGATAAATTTGTTGCAAACTTCAAATCTGGCGATCAGAATTACGTTACAGGAAATCCAGAAGGCGCGATTGCAAACTACACAAAGGCTAAAGAAGGATTCTCATCTCTTTATGCACAGGTTTCCGAAGCAAGAGCACAGGCCCAGGCAGCAATTGAAGAAGCAAAGAAACGTGTTGCAGAAAGTGAGACAAATGCTCAGTGGGCAGACAAGGAAAAACCTCTTGGAGACGAGCCGGTAGAAGGAATCGAGGAAGCAGACACACAGCTTCTTGAAGCAGACGACTTTACAAAAGCAGAAAACTCAGAAGTTGAAATCGAAGAAACTATCGAAGAAGCTGCACAGGAGGCTGAATAATGAAAAAAATACTTGCTTGCACAGTCGCATCTGTTCTGGGACTTTCAGTTTTTGCAGCCAGCTACACAAACAACACATACCAGAAACTTGCAAAAGAATACACACAGAAAGCAGAAAGAGCATTAGACGCAGGAGAATATGTTCTTGCTGAAGAATACGCTGCAAAAGCAAAAGAAAACGCAGAGCTTTCTGACACTTACATAAGCCACATGCTCTCAAAGGAAAGCGCAGAAAAAGACCTCAACCTTGCAAGAAACAGGCTCGCCTATGTTGAAAGCATCAACGGAAAAGAAAACTTCCCGATTGCTTATGATTCAGCATCAAAGTCTCTTGCACAGGCTGAAGACGCATTTGCAAAAGAAGAATGGAATGCAGCTTCAAGCTATTCAAAGCAGGTTCTTGACGCTTTGGCAGAAATAAAAGAAGTTACACCGCTTCCAAAATACTATGTTGTAAAACCTTGGGAGTCAGATAAAGACTGCTTCTGGAACATCTCTGGAAGACCTTACGTTTACAACAATCCTTATTTGTGGGAAAACCTTTACGAAGCAAACAAGAATTCCCTTCCAGATCCAAAGAATCCAAACTTGATTCGTCCGGGAATGAAAATGGAAATTCCTTCAATTTCTGGCGAATACCGCGACGGAGTTTACAGCCCGGACAAAGACTACGAGCCTTTTCAGAAACGCTAAAAATTCCTAGCTAAATACAGGGCAGCTGCTGAAGCCATCAACGCATGGCAATATTCGTGGCTGCCCATTTTTTTTATCACTTCGGACTTTGAAATTTCCATGTAGTTTACATATTCATCAGAATCCAGATTCTGTTTACCGGAAAACTCCAAGTCTTCAGCAAGAAAAACATGGACGTGATTTGCAAAGAGAGCCGGATTAGGATTCATAGAGCCGAGACAAGTCATTTTTTTTGCGGTTGCGCCGATTTCTTCCAAAAGCTCACGTTTCGCAGCCTCAAGCGGAACCTCTCCCTTGTCTATTACACCGCCTGGAAATTCAATGCTTAAAGATTTTTCTCCGTGCCGCCATTGCCTTACCATAAGAAAATTTTCACCGTCATCTGGAATTACAATCACCCAGTCAGGAGCTTCGTTCACAATGTAAACACCTTCAGTTCCATCGGGACTTACGCTGATCCGTTCAGTAACAGCAAAAACAGGAGTTTTAAAAACCTCCCTGCGGAATTTTTCGTGCCATATAAGTTTTTTGTCGTCCATGCTTTTTATACTAAAATTATTCTGAAAGTTTAGCAAGAAAGATAACATTATAAAAATTGCAAATTTCAAAAAACGGATTTATAATTTAATTATCAAAAATAATATTTAAAACAGGAGGCGTATTATGGCAATCATCGCAATTTCAAGACAGGTGGCTGCACTGGGAGACGAAATAGCTGCGGCGGTGGCAAAAAAACTTGGCTACACATTTATAACTCGCAAACAGATAGAAGACCGCATTGTAGAGCTGGGATTTCCAAAAGAAAAGCTTCAAAAATATGACGAAATAAAACCAGGATTTTTCGCAAGCCTCGCAAAAGGACGTGATGAATACCTGAACTATTTGCAGTATGCGATTCTGGAAGCGGCAAGCAAAGGAAACTGCATTTTAATAGGGCGCGGTTCATTTGTAATTCTTGAAGATGTTCCAAATTTGATTTCACTGCGCTTCGTAGCAAAAGAATCTGTAAGAGCTAAACGGCTTGAAAAGGAATTCAATTGGACAGAGAAGCAGGCAATGGCAAGAATAAATGAAAGCGCGGCGAACAGAAAAGGATTCCACAAAAGTTTCTTTAACGTAGACAACGAGGATGCAAGCCACTACATGCTCACAATAAACACAGGAATTCTTGAACCGGAGGAAGTCGTAAAGCAAATCGTAAACTTTGTAAAATATTTTTCAGCCCCGGAAAAAGAAGCCTTAGGAAAAAAGCGCATTGAAAATATGCTCAAAGCTCAGGACTTAACAAACAAGCTTCTCTTTGAATACAAACTGAATATAAATTTTCTGCGTGCAATAATCGATGACGAAGGAACATCTATAACATTGCAAGGCGTGGCAGATTCTCAGGCTGTAGTAGATAGAGCCGTCACACTTGCGGCAAAAATTCTTCCAAGCTGCACAATAAAATCAGCAGTAAATATTGTTCAGGACTTTAAAGGTTGCTAACAGAGGGCGGTTTATATGAAAAGTTTTTAATGCATATTTTTAACTGTGATTCCCATGCAGTGTGCCGCAAAACGAACGTCGACATGGGAATCTTATATACAGCTTATCTCAAGCCCGATAATGACAGTTTTTATTCAACAGTAACAGACTTTGCAAGGTTGCGTGGCTTGTCCGGGTTATTCCCCCTGTGAACTGCACAATAGTAAGCAAAAAGCTGCGCCGGAATTATTGAAAGCATCGGTTCAAAAAAACTTTCCGTAGAAGGAATCTTTACAATTTCATCTGCGGAAGAACTGAACGCCCCGGAATCATCCTGAGTAATAACAAAAGTAGAAGCTCCGCGGCTCTTGACTTCAATAATGTTGCTTGCAAGTTTTTCATAAAGCTCAGGAACTGTGGCAGTCGCAACAACAAGAGTGTCCGTGTCTATAAGCGCAATCGGACCGTGCTTAAGCTCGCCCGCAGCAAAAGCCTCGCTGTGCATATAGCTTACTTCCTTAAGTTTAAGTGCGCACTCAAGGCTTGTCGCGCTGTCATACTGGCGGCCAATAAAGAACACTTTCTGCTTGTTGTAGTTCTTGGAAACAAATCTCTGAATAGAAGCCTTGTCTTCAAGAATCTGCTGAACTTTTTCTGGAATAGAATTCAGCTCGCAAAGATATTTTTTATAGTCAGAAGCAGAAATAGTTTCTTTTATAAATGCGGCTTTCAAGGCAAGCATGCAAAGGCACATAAGCTGAGTTGTATAAGCCTTGGTTGAAGCAACCGCAATTTCAGGACCTGCCCAAGTATAGACGACATCATCAGCTTCGCGGCTTACAGTTGAACCTACGCAGTTTGTAATCGCCGTAACATGAACGCCGTTCTGCTTGGCAAGACGCAATGCAGCCAAAGTGTCGGCAGTTTCCCCGGACTGGCTTATTACAATAAAAATATCATCCTTGCATAGAATAGGATTTCTGTAGCGGAATTCGCTTGCAACATCGACTACAACAGGAACACGCGCAAGCTGCTCAAAAACATACTTCGCCACAACTCCGGCATGGTAGGCAGTTCCGCAGGCGACAATCACAATGCGCTTGGCTTCCTTCCATTTTTCGTCAAAGCAAAGCTCGTCAAACTTTATGTCAACAGGAGCTCCGCCTTCAAAAACAAGACGAGGCCTCATTGTGTCTGTAAGAACTTTTGGCTGCTCGTGGATTTCCTTAAGCATAAAATGCTCGTAGCCGCCTTTTTCCGCGGAAGAAATATCCCAGTCAACATGGAACGGCTGCTTTATTATGCGGTTTCCGTCCTCGTCAAAAAGATCAACATGGTCTTTGTAAAGCACTGCGATTTCTTTCTGATCAAGGAAGTAAACATCGCGGGTGTACTCAAGGACAGCAGGAACATCGCTTGCAATAAAGTTTTCATCCTTGCCAAGCCCTACAATGAGCGGACATTCTTTTCTTGCGGCAATGATTCTGTCCGGGAAGTCCTTGCACAGAACTCCAAGAGCGTAGCTGCCTTCCAAGCGGTTTACAGTCGCCTTTACAGCTTCAAAAATATCAAGAGAATATTCATAGTAATAGTTTATAAGATGAGCAATGACTTCTGTGTCTGTGTCGCTCTTGAACACAACGCCTTCACTCTGAAGCCACGCCTTTAGCTTTGCGAAGTTTTCGATGATTCCGTTGTGAACAACAGCGATTGTTCCGCTTTCGTTAAGATGCGGATGAGCGTTTATGTCGCTAGGTTCGCCGTGGGTCGCCCATCTTGTATGCCCTATTCCAAGAGAGCCTTCGATTGTTTCCTTTGCGATTTTTTCTTCAAGAGCCTTGAGCGCGCCTTTTACCTTGCGCACCAAAATATCCTGACCGTTAAACACTGCGATTCCCGCACTGTCAT contains the following coding sequences:
- the glmS gene encoding glutamine--fructose-6-phosphate transaminase (isomerizing), which codes for MCGIVGYIGNKNATPVLVNALKKLEYRGYDSAGIAVFNGQDILVRKVKGALKALEEKIAKETIEGSLGIGHTRWATHGEPSDINAHPHLNESGTIAVVHNGIIENFAKLKAWLQSEGVVFKSDTDTEVIAHLINYYYEYSLDIFEAVKATVNRLEGSYALGVLCKDFPDRIIAARKECPLIVGLGKDENFIASDVPAVLEYTRDVYFLDQKEIAVLYKDHVDLFDEDGNRIIKQPFHVDWDISSAEKGGYEHFMLKEIHEQPKVLTDTMRPRLVFEGGAPVDIKFDELCFDEKWKEAKRIVIVACGTAYHAGVVAKYVFEQLARVPVVVDVASEFRYRNPILCKDDIFIVISQSGETADTLAALRLAKQNGVHVTAITNCVGSTVSREADDVVYTWAGPEIAVASTKAYTTQLMCLCMLALKAAFIKETISASDYKKYLCELNSIPEKVQQILEDKASIQRFVSKNYNKQKVFFIGRQYDSATSLECALKLKEVSYMHSEAFAAGELKHGPIALIDTDTLVVATATVPELYEKLASNIIEVKSRGASTFVITQDDSGAFSSSADEIVKIPSTESFFEPMLSIIPAQLFAYYCAVHRGNNPDKPRNLAKSVTVE
- a CDS encoding LysM peptidoglycan-binding domain-containing protein; the encoded protein is MKKILACTVASVLGLSVFAASYTNNTYQKLAKEYTQKAERALDAGEYVLAEEYAAKAKENAELSDTYISHMLSKESAEKDLNLARNRLAYVESINGKENFPIAYDSASKSLAQAEDAFAKEEWNAASSYSKQVLDALAEIKEVTPLPKYYVVKPWESDKDCFWNISGRPYVYNNPYLWENLYEANKNSLPDPKNPNLIRPGMKMEIPSISGEYRDGVYSPDKDYEPFQKR
- a CDS encoding AAA family ATPase gives rise to the protein MAIIAISRQVAALGDEIAAAVAKKLGYTFITRKQIEDRIVELGFPKEKLQKYDEIKPGFFASLAKGRDEYLNYLQYAILEAASKGNCILIGRGSFVILEDVPNLISLRFVAKESVRAKRLEKEFNWTEKQAMARINESAANRKGFHKSFFNVDNEDASHYMLTINTGILEPEEVVKQIVNFVKYFSAPEKEALGKKRIENMLKAQDLTNKLLFEYKLNINFLRAIIDDEGTSITLQGVADSQAVVDRAVTLAAKILPSCTIKSAVNIVQDFKGC
- a CDS encoding YdbC family protein produces the protein MAMSEGFTPPDIKKNIGVLSTSKSGWNLELNFVSWGDRPAKYDIRSWDSEHQKMGKGVTFTKDELCALKNLLNGMEELN
- a CDS encoding NUDIX hydrolase, whose translation is MDDKKLIWHEKFRREVFKTPVFAVTERISVSPDGTEGVYIVNEAPDWVIVIPDDGENFLMVRQWRHGEKSLSIEFPGGVIDKGEVPLEAAKRELLEEIGATAKKMTCLGSMNPNPALFANHVHVFLAEDLEFSGKQNLDSDEYVNYMEISKSEVIKKMGSHEYCHALMASAAALYLARNF